DNA from Synechococcus elongatus PCC 6301:
GGTTGGCTAAGCCCCGCTTTCAAGCAGCTGCCCACCTCGCGATCGCTGACCTATTGCCCGAGTTAGTTCTGCCCAGTTATGCCTGCCTCCATCTCCATCCGGCTTGGTGGATCGACAGGGTTGCCGTAGAGCGCTTGCGGCCCATCGATAATCGACAGCTGCACGACCTTCGCAAGACTGTGAAGCGTTTCCGCTATGGCGTAGAGGTTTTAGAATTTTCGCCAGAACTAGATTTTGAGCCCTTACTGCAGCGACTCAAACCCCTGCAAACAGCTTTAGGCAACTGGCAAGATCGCGCCACTTGGACGGCGTTACTAGCCCATCAGCAGGCGAACTGGCAGCAACGGATTCCGAGCCTGGCCGATCGCTGGCAGCAGGATAGCCAAGTTGCATGGCGGCAATGGTTGGAGCAGCAACAAACCCTGCGTGAACCCAGTACAGGCTTGCAGGTCACGGTCTACGACTGCTTGGGCTGGCGATCGCCTCAGTCGGGCCGGATCAGTGCCACCCCTTCGTGACCATCAACGGACTGGAAGTAGACTTCCACCCGCTCACTGCGCCGCGTCGGCACAACCTTGCCGACGAAATCGGGCTGGATCGGTAGTTCCCGATTGCCGCGATCGATCAGAACTGCGAGGCGGACGATCGCAGGGCGGCCGTAGTCATTCAAGGCATCCATGGCGGCGCGAATCGTTCGACCGGTGAAGATCACGTCATCGACCAGAACCACGGTGCAACCCGATAAGTCCTGGGGGATGCGGCTGCGCTCCGGTTGGCGAGCCCCGATGCGATCGAGGTCATCGCGATAGAAGGTGATGTCCAAACTGCCCCAGGCGATTGGCTGACCTTCGAGCTGGGCGATCGCTTGCGCCAGTCCTTCTGCCAGATAAACGCCTCGGGTATGAATCCCGATTAAGACTAGGCGATCGACCTGTCGGGCACTCTCAACAATCTGCGAAGCGAGACGATTGAGGGTGCGGCGCTGCTCGTCGGCAGACAGCAATTCGATTTGAGAAGGGCTCATGGCGATCGCCTGCAAGACAAGCTCATTATTAGGGGAGGATTGGCCCCACGTCGGTCAAGCAGACCTTAGCTCAGTTTGGATTTAGCGCGCGATCGCCCCCAGATGCCACGACTCGGACTAAACAGAAAGGCTGCCAGAAATGCCAAGAAACTGATCAGGGCGATCGCGGGTCCCGAGGGCAGGTTGAGATAGTAGCTGCCATACAGCCCCAGCCAAGCAGAGGCGACACCGATCACACTGCTGAGCACCAGCATCCAGTGCAGCTCTCGCACCAAAAGGTAGGCTGCTAGCGCCGGGCAGGAAATCAGGGCAATGATCAAAATGACGCCCACCGCCTGCATGCCTGCAATGATCGTCAAACTCATCGCCGTGACTAAGCCAAATTCCAGCCAGCGTACTGGCAAGCCGATCGCCGCTGCTCCCACCGGATCAAAGGAGTAGTAGAGCAAAGGACGATAGCAAAGCGCGATCGCCAGCAACACTCCCACGGCAATGCTGCCACTCCGCCAGAGATCCGTGGGACTGACGCTGAGGATGTCGCCAAACAGAAAGCCTTCCAGATTCAAGCGGCTACCGAGGATGGGAATTAGCAGCATTCCCAGGGCAAAAAAGCTCGCCAAAATTGCATTCATGGCCGCATCGGGTTTAACCACAGCCTGACTCTGAATCCAAGTCAGCAGGCCCGAGCTGAGCAATCCTGACAAGAAAGCGCCAATGCTAATGTCGAGGCCGATCGCTTGGGCAATCACCAAGCCCGGCAGCACCGCATGGGAGATCACATTCGCCAAAAAGCCAAGGCGCTGCACGATCAAGTAACTCCCGACCACCGGCCCAATCACGCCGGCGATCAAGCCCATCAGTAAGGCCCGCCGAAAAAAGTCGTAGGTCAGCGGTGCAGTCAGACTGTCAACAATCACGATCGCCTAGCAAGCAAAGCCCCATTGTCGATCAGGGGGAGCATCAGGCTGGCGCGCACCAAAGGTTTGCTGCAAGTTCTGCGGCGTCAGGGCTCGATCGGGAATGTCGTGGCAGATGATCCGCCGGTTCAGCAAGATCAGGCGATCGTAGCGCTGGAGGGCGTCGCCCCATTCATGGCTACAGACAATCAGGGTTTTTCCCTGCTGGGCAAACTGCTGGAATAGATTCTGCATCAGCCGCTCGGTCGGGTGATCGATGCCAGTAAAGGGCTCATTTAGCAGCAGCAGATCGGCTCCTTGGGCGATCGCCCGCGCCAAAAATACCCGCTGCTGCTGACCCCCAGACAGTTCCGCCAAGGGCCGGTGGCGTAGCTCAGTCAATTGAACTTGTTCGAGAGCCGCCGCGATCCGCGATCCTGTTTGGGGCGATCGCCCCCACCAAGAACGAACCTCAGCCCCCAGTCGCACCACTGTTTCCACGGTGATTGGATACTGCCAATCAATCTGCGATCGCTGGGGCACGTAGGCGATCGAACGCTGACCCCGCCGCAAGGGTCGACCGCGCCAGCGCACTTCTCCGGCATAGGGTGTCAGCAACCCCAGAATGGCGCGCACCAACGTACTTTTCCCAGCACCATTCGGCCCAATCAGAGCTAACTGCTCACCGGCCTGCACCTGTAGACAAATATCTTCTAAGACCCGCTGCTGGCGATAGCAAACGCTGAGGTGCTGGATCTCGAGCATAGGGAATGATAACGATTCTCAAGTTAATCTATCATCAACCTGCGGGTGTTCTGACCAAGTGATGATGAAGATTACGTTGGGTTCTGCTAAAGCACTGAGTCTGATCTGTGCGACAGCGCTGCTTTGGGGCTGTCAGCAGCCTGCTAGCCGCGATCGTAATCAGCCCAAGGTGGTGGCCACGACTGCCGTACTCTGCGACCTCGCGCAGCAAATTGGCAGCGACAGCATCGACCTCACCTGCTTGCTGCAACCTGATCAAGATCCCCACGTCTACACCCCCACACCTGAGGACCGGCGCGCAGTGGAAGAAGCGCAGCTGGTGCTCTACGGTGGCTACGACTATGAGCCATCCCTCATTCGCATTGTCCAGGCCACCCAGTCTGCGGCTCCCAAGCTGGCGGTCTACGAAGCTGCCGTGCCAACCCCTTTGTTGGGGGGAGCGCATGACCATGACCACGGCGAGAAAGCAGGCGACGATCACGGTCACGATCATGCAGAAGAGAAGACAGCAGCAGCCACTGCTGACGCCGATCAGACACCGGATCCCCACGTCTGGCACGATGCCCGCAATGGCATTGCGATCGCCCAAGTGGTCACCCAAGCCCTGAGTGAGCTCCAGCCCGCTGAAGCCAGCACCTATCAGCAACGGGAGCAAGCGATCGTGGCGGAACTCCAGCAAATTCAAGCCTGGATTCCCCAGCAAATTGCCACGATTCCCGCCAATCAACGGCGGCTGATTACCACTCACGATTCGTTTGGCTACTATGCCCGCGCCTATGGGCTGACAGAATCAGGGGCGATCGCTGGCCTCAGCACCCAAGAGCAACCGACACCGACGCGCCTGACGGAATTGGTCAATAGCCTGCGCGCTGCTCAAGTCCCGACTGTTTTCAGAGAGACCACTAGCAATCCCCAGTTGATTGGCACCGTCGCCCAGGAGGCCGGAGTACAGGTCTCTGCGCAACCGCTCTACGTGGAAGGCCCGGGTGGCGCTGATTCCCCCGCCCCCAGCTACCAGCAGATGCTGATCCACAACACCTGTGCGATCGCGACTGGCTTGGGCGGGCGTTGCCAACCGCCTCAGCGGCAGTCCTAGGCTTTCAGCGCTGAGTTCCCAAGGCTGCAGGCTGTTTTGGATGGGGCGGCGGTGCAGATTCGCTAGGATG
Protein-coding regions in this window:
- a CDS encoding metal ABC transporter permease, giving the protein MIVDSLTAPLTYDFFRRALLMGLIAGVIGPVVGSYLIVQRLGFLANVISHAVLPGLVIAQAIGLDISIGAFLSGLLSSGLLTWIQSQAVVKPDAAMNAILASFFALGMLLIPILGSRLNLEGFLFGDILSVSPTDLWRSGSIAVGVLLAIALCYRPLLYYSFDPVGAAAIGLPVRWLEFGLVTAMSLTIIAGMQAVGVILIIALISCPALAAYLLVRELHWMLVLSSVIGVASAWLGLYGSYYLNLPSGPAIALISFLAFLAAFLFSPSRGIWGRSRAKSKLS
- a CDS encoding metal ABC transporter solute-binding protein, Zn/Mn family is translated as MKITLGSAKALSLICATALLWGCQQPASRDRNQPKVVATTAVLCDLAQQIGSDSIDLTCLLQPDQDPHVYTPTPEDRRAVEEAQLVLYGGYDYEPSLIRIVQATQSAAPKLAVYEAAVPTPLLGGAHDHDHGEKAGDDHGHDHAEEKTAAATADADQTPDPHVWHDARNGIAIAQVVTQALSELQPAEASTYQQREQAIVAELQQIQAWIPQQIATIPANQRRLITTHDSFGYYARAYGLTESGAIAGLSTQEQPTPTRLTELVNSLRAAQVPTVFRETTSNPQLIGTVAQEAGVQVSAQPLYVEGPGGADSPAPSYQQMLIHNTCAIATGLGGRCQPPQRQS
- a CDS encoding metal ABC transporter ATP-binding protein, whose product is MLEIQHLSVCYRQQRVLEDICLQVQAGEQLALIGPNGAGKSTLVRAILGLLTPYAGEVRWRGRPLRRGQRSIAYVPQRSQIDWQYPITVETVVRLGAEVRSWWGRSPQTGSRIAAALEQVQLTELRHRPLAELSGGQQQRVFLARAIAQGADLLLLNEPFTGIDHPTERLMQNLFQQFAQQGKTLIVCSHEWGDALQRYDRLILLNRRIICHDIPDRALTPQNLQQTFGARQPDAPPDRQWGFAC
- a CDS encoding CHAD domain-containing protein; amino-acid sequence: MSDSLNLPAESLGQCLLQGLQKQVDHYLHYRRAVLSDRDPEDLHQLRVSLRRLRSLLENYDFALSLPKAVSLRSLSTLGRRCGRVRDLDVLLEALHALPKPERPQEAHQLLQLQRKLKKRCGQARRQLQRELKRSRYQHCILALRNWLAKPRFQAAAHLAIADLLPELVLPSYACLHLHPAWWIDRVAVERLRPIDNRQLHDLRKTVKRFRYGVEVLEFSPELDFEPLLQRLKPLQTALGNWQDRATWTALLAHQQANWQQRIPSLADRWQQDSQVAWRQWLEQQQTLREPSTGLQVTVYDCLGWRSPQSGRISATPS
- the pyrR gene encoding bifunctional pyr operon transcriptional regulator/uracil phosphoribosyltransferase PyrR, with product MSPSQIELLSADEQRRTLNRLASQIVESARQVDRLVLIGIHTRGVYLAEGLAQAIAQLEGQPIAWGSLDITFYRDDLDRIGARQPERSRIPQDLSGCTVVLVDDVIFTGRTIRAAMDALNDYGRPAIVRLAVLIDRGNRELPIQPDFVGKVVPTRRSERVEVYFQSVDGHEGVALIRPD